In the Fibrobacter sp. UWB4 genome, one interval contains:
- a CDS encoding P-II family nitrogen regulator: MKPNTHELIICIVNNGFSDTVMEAAKEAGARGGTVLNARGTANKEAEAFFHIAIQPEKEVVMILVPLNVKDAVLHSLYEKAGLNTMGQGIAFALPVDNVVGLTPWKAEAKT; encoded by the coding sequence ATGAAACCGAATACGCATGAATTAATTATCTGCATTGTGAATAACGGATTCTCCGATACTGTGATGGAAGCCGCTAAAGAGGCGGGTGCCCGTGGTGGCACGGTCTTGAATGCCCGTGGTACGGCAAATAAAGAAGCGGAAGCGTTTTTCCATATCGCTATCCAGCCTGAAAAGGAAGTCGTGATGATTCTCGTGCCGCTGAACGTGAAGGACGCGGTGCTCCATTCACTTTACGAAAAAGCGGGCCTCAATACGATGGGACAGGGAATTGCGTTTGCGCTCCCGGTGGATAATGTCGTTGGGCTTACGCCGTGGAAGGCCGAAGCTAAAACGTAA
- a CDS encoding GNAT family N-acetyltransferase — MQIRTATISDLDAVANVEAECFPPAEAATRESFAERLKCYGNHFWLMFDGDKLISFVDGFVTDEPDLTDAMYEDAAMHNENGKWQMIFGVNTIPSYRKHGYAGELIQKLIDDSKAQGRKGVVLTCKDKLVNYYAKFGFVNEGVSNSVHGGVVWYQMRLTF; from the coding sequence ATGCAAATCAGAACCGCAACCATCAGTGATTTAGACGCAGTCGCAAACGTCGAAGCCGAATGCTTCCCGCCTGCCGAAGCCGCCACCCGTGAATCTTTCGCCGAAAGACTTAAGTGTTACGGCAATCACTTTTGGCTGATGTTCGATGGAGATAAGTTAATTTCGTTCGTTGACGGATTCGTCACTGATGAACCCGACTTGACTGACGCGATGTACGAAGACGCCGCCATGCACAACGAAAACGGCAAGTGGCAAATGATCTTTGGCGTGAACACAATTCCCTCGTACCGCAAGCACGGCTACGCCGGAGAACTAATCCAAAAGCTCATTGACGATTCCAAGGCGCAAGGCCGCAAAGGCGTTGTTCTAACTTGCAAAGACAAGCTCGTCAACTACTACGCTAAATTCGGATTTGTAAATGAAGGCGTCAGCAATTCCGTCCACGGCGGAGTCGTCTGGTACCAAATGCGCCTTACGTTTTAG